A stretch of Gammaproteobacteria bacterium DNA encodes these proteins:
- a CDS encoding DUF1315 family protein: MKSFLDAIDALTPEIYEALKEAVEIGKWPDGTVLTEAQREIAMQAVILYSRKLESEDDEPFTIGPDGEFRTAAAQKRAYLAQRKMNRGDRDA; encoded by the coding sequence ATGAAAAGCTTTCTGGACGCTATTGACGCACTGACGCCTGAGATTTACGAAGCACTGAAAGAAGCTGTCGAAATTGGCAAATGGCCGGACGGGACGGTATTGACCGAAGCGCAACGTGAGATAGCCATGCAGGCGGTCATCTTGTATAGCCGTAAACTTGAAAGCGAGGATGATGAACCGTTCACCATTGGGCCGGACGGTGAGTTCCGCACAGCTGCCGCGCAAAAACGTGCCTATCTTGCGCAAAGAAAGATGAATAGGGGAGATCGTGATGCTTAA